The Planctomycetota bacterium genome has a segment encoding these proteins:
- a CDS encoding 1-deoxy-D-xylulose-5-phosphate synthase has product MYNKPNMALLEKIKAPEELKKLPVEELPKLAEEIRRKIIEVVYKNGGHLGSNLGVIELTIALHYVFNFPQDRIAWDVSHQCYTHKILSGRLDKIDTLRMGGGLSGFTAPEESPYDSFKVGHAGTSVSTALGIACANGLLKNNNKAIAVLGDGALTAGMTFEALNHAGTVKPDLIVILNDNKMSISRTIGSMANYLNKLRTTHLYQDVKNELYRIAESLPKVGQTVGKTIGHLRSSAMSFLGGFIFEELGFSYYGPVDGHNIPKMIQLFREIQKLKQPILIHVITEKGKGSELAMKDPCNLHGMNPVKYSDDGKVSLRQNAETYTDVFARSAAELARENSRIVAITAAMPEGTGLVEFEKAYPNRYFDVGICEQHALGLAAGLAKQGLKPIAGIYSTFLQRAFDQLFQEVALQKNHIVFTMDRAGLVGSDGATHHGVFDIAYLRMFPEFVLMSPKDGSELTQMLAFALTLNQPVFIRYPRTETPKPLFTQSAPLALAKSEILKDGRGGAILAYGSMVYPAYTAAEVLAKEGIELTVVNARFAKPLDEELIKKLAGEQPFIITVEEHASSGGFGSAVLECLNRLGKDTGKTRCLGIPDKFIEHGNRAKLLASLGLDAEGIIKTVKTLVKK; this is encoded by the coding sequence GTGTATAATAAACCGAATATGGCATTGCTGGAAAAGATTAAAGCTCCTGAAGAGTTGAAGAAATTACCGGTCGAGGAATTGCCCAAGCTGGCAGAGGAAATCCGCCGGAAAATCATAGAAGTGGTCTATAAAAACGGCGGGCACCTGGGCTCCAACCTCGGGGTAATCGAACTCACTATCGCCCTGCATTACGTCTTTAATTTTCCTCAAGATCGAATTGCCTGGGATGTCAGCCACCAGTGCTACACCCATAAAATCCTAAGCGGACGGTTGGATAAAATAGATACCCTGCGGATGGGCGGGGGCTTGAGCGGATTTACCGCGCCGGAAGAAAGCCCTTATGATTCGTTCAAGGTTGGCCATGCCGGCACTTCGGTTTCCACTGCTTTGGGAATCGCCTGCGCCAATGGTCTACTCAAAAATAATAATAAGGCAATCGCCGTCTTAGGCGACGGCGCCCTGACCGCCGGAATGACCTTTGAGGCGCTTAACCACGCCGGTACGGTCAAGCCGGACTTAATCGTCATTCTTAACGACAATAAAATGTCAATATCGCGCACCATCGGCTCAATGGCGAATTATCTCAATAAACTGCGCACCACCCATCTTTACCAGGATGTCAAAAACGAACTCTACCGCATTGCGGAATCCCTGCCCAAGGTCGGCCAGACCGTGGGAAAAACCATAGGCCACCTGCGCTCCTCGGCGATGTCGTTTCTGGGCGGATTTATCTTCGAAGAACTCGGATTTTCCTATTACGGGCCGGTGGACGGGCACAATATCCCGAAAATGATACAGCTATTCCGTGAAATACAGAAACTCAAACAGCCCATTCTTATTCACGTCATCACGGAAAAAGGCAAGGGCTCCGAACTTGCCATGAAAGACCCCTGTAACCTGCACGGCATGAACCCGGTAAAATATTCCGATGACGGTAAAGTCAGCCTGCGCCAGAATGCGGAAACTTACACGGATGTCTTTGCCCGCTCGGCAGCCGAACTGGCGCGCGAGAACAGCCGTATCGTGGCTATCACCGCAGCAATGCCCGAAGGCACGGGACTTGTGGAATTCGAAAAAGCCTACCCGAACCGGTATTTCGATGTCGGCATCTGCGAACAGCACGCACTCGGCCTGGCCGCCGGGCTTGCCAAACAGGGGTTAAAACCTATCGCCGGCATTTATTCGACATTCCTACAACGCGCCTTTGACCAGCTTTTCCAGGAAGTCGCCTTGCAAAAAAATCATATCGTATTTACCATGGACCGCGCCGGTTTAGTCGGCAGCGACGGCGCCACCCATCACGGTGTTTTTGATATTGCCTATTTAAGGATGTTCCCGGAATTCGTCCTGATGTCGCCCAAAGATGGAAGTGAACTCACCCAGATGCTTGCCTTTGCCTTGACATTAAACCAGCCGGTCTTTATCCGTTACCCGCGGACAGAAACCCCGAAGCCATTGTTTACCCAATCAGCACCGCTTGCATTAGCTAAATCAGAAATACTTAAAGACGGCAGGGGCGGCGCGATTTTAGCATACGGCTCGATGGTCTATCCGGCATATACTGCGGCCGAAGTTCTGGCAAAGGAAGGGATTGAACTCACCGTCGTCAATGCCAGATTTGCCAAGCCGCTGGATGAAGAACTGATTAAGAAGCTGGCAGGGGAACAGCCGTTTATTATCACGGTTGAGGAACACGCCTC